The following proteins are encoded in a genomic region of Oncorhynchus keta strain PuntledgeMale-10-30-2019 chromosome 35, Oket_V2, whole genome shotgun sequence:
- the LOC118368863 gene encoding uncharacterized protein DDB_G0290685-like isoform X14, with the protein MMHSLCTTDTGYHPHGLINQGATCYLNSVLQVFFMTKDFREAIESQVFPNDQEQETIDHKLKRLFQKLKEKEADTKDISWTLDIQTVYEQRDAAEFFEKILSTVKNNVSKIFEGQLSHTISCANSHISNIEPGPFWVLPLSMDVTLGPGQSYSVNDGFEEFFEKSTITGDKLYCAKCNEEVEATTACKMVHHPEILTLLLKRFEFDYHGMTYVKIKRSVDVPHKLQTENGAYELYAIVDHEGSLRSGHYTATIRSYEDQKWYLFNDSNVSLITLEPNLRSQSAYLLIYRTCGYRQEEDKRSGGNREEDGKSVCGKKEKEGEKKLSGGNRGDEEGSSWSKRRGNEKDAAKKTPEYEWIVNWFYSCITTIGSWGKRGEYKIDADENKGEGGKSTDGENGDGGKERSGAKREDDKTSGEKSTDEDQRSGGNSSEDDDRSGGNRRGEGDKRSGGNSEEEAKRPGGNSMEKDKRSGGNSEEEEKRPGGNREGDKISGRNSEEEDKRSGGNSGGDNKRTGGNSEEEEKRPGGNREGDKISGRNSEEEDKRPGGNRGEDDTRSDGNSSEDDDRSGGNRRGEDDKRSGGSSGEDDTSSGGSSGEDDTRSVGNSGEDHNRSGGNRRGEGDKRSGGNSEEEGKRSGGNSKEEDKRPGGNRREYNKRSGGNSIEDDDRSGGNRRGEGDKRSGGSSGEDDKRSGGNSIEDDDRSGGNRRGEGDKRLGGSSGEDDKRSGGNRGEYNKRSGGNSIEDDTRSGGNSIEDDDRSGGNRRGEGDKRSGGSNGEDDTRSGGNREKDDKMSGEKSKEEDQRSGGNSGENNNRSDGNSKEEDQRSGGNSSEDNNRSDGNSKEEDQRSGGNSGENNNRSDGNSKEEDQRSGGNSGENNNRSDGNSKEEDQRSGGNSGENNNRSDGNSKEEDQRSGGNSSEDNNRSDGNSKEEDQRSGGNSSEDNNRSDGNSKEEDQRSGGNSGENNNRSDGNSKEEDQRSGGNSSEDNNRSDGNSKEEDQRSGGNSGENNNRSDGNSKEEDQRSGGNSEEENKRSGGNREKDDKMSGEKSKEEDQRSGGNSSEDNNRSDGNSKEEDQRSGGNSSEDNNRSDGNSKEEDQRSGGNSSEDNNRSDGNSKEEDQRSGGNSGENNNRSDGNSKEEDQRSGGNSGENNNRSDGNSKEEDQRSGGNSSEDNNRSDGNSKEEDQRSGGNSGENNNRSDGNSKEEDQRSGGNSGENNNRSDGNSKEEDQRSGGNSSEDNNRSDGNSKEEDQRSGGNSIEDDTSSGGNSSEDDDRSGGNRRGEGDNRSGGNSEEEDKRPGGNSKEGDKRPGGNRGEYIKRSGGNSKEDDTRSGGNSSEDDDRSGGNRRGEVDKRSGGNNREYGKRSGGNRGEDDTRSGGNRCEDDDRSGGHRRGVGDKSSGGNSGEEDKRPGENS; encoded by the exons ATGATGCATTCATTATGCACAACAGACACAG GCTACCATCCCCATGGTTTGATTAATCAAGGGGCAACCTGTTATTTAAACAGTGTGCTGCAGGTGTTCTTCATGACCAAGGACTTCAGAGAGGCTATTGAAAG TCAGGTATTTCCTAATGATCAAGAACAAGAGACCATTGATCACAAGCTTAAAAGGCTGTTTCAAAAATTAAAAGAGAAAGAAGCTGACACAAAGGACATTTCTTGGACATTGGACATTCAAACCG TATATGAGCAACGTGACGCCGCTGAGTTTTTTGAGAAGATTTTAAGCACGGTCAAGAATAATGTGTCTAAG ATCTTCGAAGGACAATTGTCGCACACTATCTCCTGTGCAAATAGTCATATTTCCAATATTGAACCTGGTCCATTTTGGGTTCTGCCCCTCTCCATGGACGTAACCTTAGGCCCTGGTCAAAGCTACAGTGTG AATGACGGTTTTGAGGAGTTTTTTGAGAAATCAActatcactggggacaagctgtACTGTGCTAAATGCAATGAAGAAGTGGAAGCAACAACT GCATGTAAGATGGTACATCACCCAGAGATTCTGACTCTGCTACTCAAGAGGTTTGAGTTTGACTACCATGGGATGACATATGTCAAAATTAAGCGCTCTGTGGACGTTCCTCACAAATTACAGACAGAG AATGGGGCATATGAACTCTATGCAATTGTGGACCATGAAGGAAGTCTAAGAAGTGGACATTACACTGCTACAATCAGGTCCTATGAGGATCAGAAGTGGTATTTGTTTAATGACAGCAACGTAAGCCTG ATCACATTGGAACCAAACTTAAG ATCACAAAGTGCTTATCTGCTTATTTATAGGACAT GTGGATACAGACAAGAAGAGGATAAGAGGTCAGgtggaaacagagaggaagatggaAAGAGTGTATgtggaaagaaagaaaaagagggagagaagaagttGTCAGGTGGAAACAGAGGAGACGAGGAGGGGAGCTCATGGTCAAAGAGAAGAGGAAATGAAAAGGATGCAGCTAAAAAGACACCAGAATATGAATGGATTGTAAATTGGTTTTACTCATGCATAACAACAATTGGATCATGGGGAAAAAGAGGAGAATATAAAATTGATGCAGATGAAAATAAAGGAGAAGGGGGCAAAAGTACAGATGGGGagaatggagatggagggaaggagaggtcaggTGCAAAGAGAGAAGATGATAAAACGTCAGGTGAAAAAAGTACAGACGAGGATCAGAGGTCAGGTGGAAACAGTAGTGAGGATGATGACAGGTCCGGTGGAAACAGAAGAGGAGAAGGTGATAAGAGGTCAGGTGGAAACAGTGAGGAAGAGGCTAAGAGGCCAGGTGGAAACAGTATGGAAAAGGATAAGAGGTCAG GTGGAAACAGTGAAGAAGAGGAAAAGAGGCCAGGTGGAAACAGAGAAGGTGATAAGATATCAGGTAGAAACAGTGAGGAAGAGGATAAGAGGTCAGGTGGAAACAGTGGAGGAGATAATAAGAGGACAGGTGGAAACAGTGAAGAAGAGGAAAAGAGGCCAGGTGGAAACAGAGAAGGTGATAAGATATCAGGTAGAAACAGTGAGGAAGAGGATAAGAGGCCAGGTGGAAACAGAGGAGAAGATGATACAAGGTCAGATGGAAACAGTAGTGAGGATGATGACAGGTCCGGTGGAAACAGAAGAGGAGAAGATGATAAGAGGTCAGGTGGAAGCAGTGGGGAAGATGATACGAGTTCAGGTGGAAGCAGTGGGGAAGATGATACGAGGTCAGTTGGAAACAGTGGAGAAGATCATAACAGGTCCGGTGGAAACAGAAGAGGAGAAGGTGATAAGAGGTCAGGTGGAAACAGTGAAGAAGAGGGTAAGAGGTCAGGTGGAAACAGTAAGGAAGAGGATAAGAGGCCAGGTGGAAACCGTAGAGAATATAATAAGAGGTCAGGTGGAAACAGTATAGAGGATGATGACAGGTCTGGTGGAAACAGAAGAGGAGAAGGTGATAAGAGGTCAGGTGGAAGCAGTGGGGAAGATGATAAGAGGTCAGGTGGAAACAGTATAGAGGATGATGACAGGTCTGGTGGAAACAGAAGAGGAGAAGGTGATAAGAGGTTAGGTGGAAGCAGTGGGGAAGATGATAAGAGGTCAGGTGGAAACCGTGGAGAATATAATAAGAGGTCAGGTGGAAACAGTATAGAGGATGATACAAGGTCAGGTGGAAACAGTATAGAGGATGATGACAGGTCTGGTGGAAACAGAAGAGGAGAAGGTGATAAGAGGTCAGGTGGAAGCAATGGGGAAGATGATACGAGGTCAGGTGGAAACAGAGAAAAAGATGATAAGATGTCAGGTGAAAAAAGTAAGGAAGAGGATCAGAGGTCAGGTGGAAACAGTGGAGAAAATAATAATAGGTCTGATGGAAACAGTAAGGAAGAGGATCAGAGGTCAGGTGGAAACAGTAGTGAGGATAATAATAGGTCTGATGGAAACAGTAAGGAAGAGGATCAGAGGTCAG GTGGAAACAGTGGAGAAAATAATAATAGGTCTGATGGAAACAGTAAGGAAGAGGATCAGAGGTCAGGTGGAAACAGTGGAGAAAATAATAATAGGTCTGATGGAAACAGTAAGGAAGAGGATCAGAGGTCAGGTGGAAACAGTGGAGAAAATAATAATAGGTCTGATGGAAACAGTAAGGAAGAGGATCAGAGGTCAG GTGGAAACAGTAGTGAGGATAATAATAGGTCTGATGGAAACAGTAAGGAAGAGGATCAGAGGTCAGGTGGAAACAGTAGTGAGGATAATAATAGGTCTGATGGAAACAGTAAGGAAGAGGATCAGAGGTCAGGTGGAAACAGTGGAGAAAATAATAATAGGTCTGATGGAAACAGTAAGGAAGAGGATCAGAGGTCAGGTGGAAACAGTAGTGAGGATAATAATAGGTCTGATGGAAACAGTAAGGAAGAGGATCAGAGGTCAGGTGGAAACAGTGGAGAAAATAATAATAGGTCTGATGGAAACAGTAAGGAAGAGGATCAGAGGTCAG GTGGAAACAGTGAGGAAGAGAATAAGAGGTCAGGTGGAAACAGAGAAAAAGATGATAAGATGTCAGGTGAAAAAAGTAAGGAAGAGGATCAGAGGTCAGGTGGAAACAGTAGTGAGGATAATAATAGGTCTGATGGAAACAGTAAGGAAGAGGATCAGAGGTCAGGTGGAAACAGTAGTGAGGATAATAATAGGTCTGATGGAAACAGTAAGGAAGAGGATCAGAGGTCAGGTGGAAACAGTAGTGAGGATAATAATAGGTCTGATGGAAACAGTAAGGAAGAGGATCAGAGGTCAGGTGGAAACAGTGGAGAAAATAATAATAGGTCTGATGGAAACAGTAAGGAAGAGGATCAGAGGTCAGGTGGAAACAGTGGAGAAAATAATAATAGGTCTGATGGAAACAGTAAGGAAGAGGATCAGAGGTCAGGTGGAAACAGTAGTGAGGATAATAATAG GTCTGATGGAAACAGTAAGGAAGAGGATCAGAGGTCAGGTGGAAACAGTGGAGAAAATAATAATAGGTCTGATGGAAACAGTAAGGAAGAGGATCAGAGGTCAGGTGGAAACAGTGGAGAAAATAATAATAGGTCTGATGGAAACAGTAAGGAAGAGGATCAGAGGTCAGGTGGAAACAGTAGTGAGGATAATAATAGGTCTGATGGAAACAGTAAGGAAGAGGATCAGAGGTCAGGTGGAAACAGTATAGAAGATGATACAAGCTCGGGTGGAAATAGTAGTGAGGATGATGACAGGTCCGGTGGAAACAGAAGAGGAGAAGGTGATAACAGGTCAGGTGGAAACAGTGAGGAAGAGGATAAGAGGCCAGGTGGAAACAGTAAGGAAGGGGATAAGAGGCCAGGTGGAAACCGTGGAGAATATATTAAGAGGTCAGGTGGAAACAGTAAAGAGGATGATACAAGGTCAGGTGGAAACAGTAGTGAGGATGATGACAGGTCCGGTGGAAACAGACGAGGAGAAGTTGATAAGAGGTCAGGTGGAAACAATAGAGAATATGGTAAGAGGTCAGGTGGAAACAGAGGAGAAGATGATACAAGATCAGGAGGAAACAGGTGTGAGGATGATGACAGGTCCGGTGGACATAGAAGAGGAGTAGGTGATAAGAGTTCAGGTGGAAACAGTGGGGAAGAGGATAAGAGGCCAGGTGAAAACAGTTAG
- the LOC118368863 gene encoding uncharacterized protein DDB_G0290685-like isoform X10: MMHSLCTTDTGYHPHGLINQGATCYLNSVLQVFFMTKDFREAIESQVFPNDQEQETIDHKLKRLFQKLKEKEADTKDISWTLDIQTVYEQRDAAEFFEKILSTVKNNVSKIFEGQLSHTISCANSHISNIEPGPFWVLPLSMDVTLGPGQSYSVNDGFEEFFEKSTITGDKLYCAKCNEEVEATTACKMVHHPEILTLLLKRFEFDYHGMTYVKIKRSVDVPHKLQTENGAYELYAIVDHEGSLRSGHYTATIRSYEDQKWYLFNDSNVSLITLEPNLRSQSAYLLIYRTCGYRQEEDKRSGGNREEDGKSVCGKKEKEGEKKLSGGNRGDEEGSSWSKRRGNEKDAAKKTPEYEWIVNWFYSCITTIGSWGKRGEYKIDADENKGEGGKSTDGENGDGGKERSGAKREDDKTSGEKSTDEDQRSGGNSSEDDDRSGGNRRGEGDKRSGGNSEEEAKRPGGNSMEKDKRSGGNSEEEEKRPGGNREGDKISGRNSEEEDKRSGGNSGGDNKRTGGNSEEEEKRPGGNREGDKISGRNSEEEDKRPGGNRGEDDTRSDGNSSEDDDRSGGNRRGEDDKRSGGSSGEDDTSSGGSSGEDDTRSVGNSGEDHNRSGGNRRGEGDKRSGGNSEEEGKRSGGNSKEEDKRPGGNRREYNKRSGGNSIEDDDRSGGNRRGEGDKRSGGSSGEDDKRSGGNSIEDDDRSGGNRRGEGDKRLGGSSGEDDKRSGGNRGEYNKRSGGNSIEDDTRSGGNSIEDDDRSGGNRRGEGDKRSGGSNGEDDTRSGGNREKDDKMSGEKSKEEDQRSGGNSGENNNRSDGNSKEEDQRSGGNSSEDNNRSDGNSKEEDQRSGGNSSEDNNRSDGNSKEEDQRSGGNSGENNNRSDGNSKEEDQRSGGNSGENNNRSDGNSKEEDQRSGGNSGENNNRSDGNSKEEDQRSGGNSSEDNNRSDGNSKEEDQRSGGNSSEDNNRSDGNSKEEDQRSGGNSGENNNRSDGNSKEEDQRSGGNSSEDNNRSDGNSKEEDQRSGGNSGENNNRSDGNSKEEDQRSGGNSEEENKRSGGNREKDDKMSGEKSKEEDQRSGGNSSEDNNRSDGNSKEEDQRSGGNSSEDNNRSDGNSKEEDQRSGGNSSEDNNRSDGNSKEEDQRSGGNSGENNNRSDGNSKEEDQRSGGNSGENNNRSDGNSKEEDQRSGGNSSEDNNRSDGNSKEEDQRSGGNSGENNNRSDGNSKEEDQRSGGNSGENNNRSDGNSKEEDQRSGGNSSEDNNRSDGNSKEEDQRSGGNSIEDDTSSGGNSSEDDDRSGGNRRGEGDNRSGGNSEEEDKRPGGNSKEGDKRPGGNRGEYIKRSGGNSKEDDTRSGGNSSEDDDRSGGNRRGEVDKRSGGNNREYGKRSGGNRGEDDTRSGGNRCEDDDRSGGHRRGVGDKSSGGNSGEEDKRPGENS; encoded by the exons ATGATGCATTCATTATGCACAACAGACACAG GCTACCATCCCCATGGTTTGATTAATCAAGGGGCAACCTGTTATTTAAACAGTGTGCTGCAGGTGTTCTTCATGACCAAGGACTTCAGAGAGGCTATTGAAAG TCAGGTATTTCCTAATGATCAAGAACAAGAGACCATTGATCACAAGCTTAAAAGGCTGTTTCAAAAATTAAAAGAGAAAGAAGCTGACACAAAGGACATTTCTTGGACATTGGACATTCAAACCG TATATGAGCAACGTGACGCCGCTGAGTTTTTTGAGAAGATTTTAAGCACGGTCAAGAATAATGTGTCTAAG ATCTTCGAAGGACAATTGTCGCACACTATCTCCTGTGCAAATAGTCATATTTCCAATATTGAACCTGGTCCATTTTGGGTTCTGCCCCTCTCCATGGACGTAACCTTAGGCCCTGGTCAAAGCTACAGTGTG AATGACGGTTTTGAGGAGTTTTTTGAGAAATCAActatcactggggacaagctgtACTGTGCTAAATGCAATGAAGAAGTGGAAGCAACAACT GCATGTAAGATGGTACATCACCCAGAGATTCTGACTCTGCTACTCAAGAGGTTTGAGTTTGACTACCATGGGATGACATATGTCAAAATTAAGCGCTCTGTGGACGTTCCTCACAAATTACAGACAGAG AATGGGGCATATGAACTCTATGCAATTGTGGACCATGAAGGAAGTCTAAGAAGTGGACATTACACTGCTACAATCAGGTCCTATGAGGATCAGAAGTGGTATTTGTTTAATGACAGCAACGTAAGCCTG ATCACATTGGAACCAAACTTAAG ATCACAAAGTGCTTATCTGCTTATTTATAGGACAT GTGGATACAGACAAGAAGAGGATAAGAGGTCAGgtggaaacagagaggaagatggaAAGAGTGTATgtggaaagaaagaaaaagagggagagaagaagttGTCAGGTGGAAACAGAGGAGACGAGGAGGGGAGCTCATGGTCAAAGAGAAGAGGAAATGAAAAGGATGCAGCTAAAAAGACACCAGAATATGAATGGATTGTAAATTGGTTTTACTCATGCATAACAACAATTGGATCATGGGGAAAAAGAGGAGAATATAAAATTGATGCAGATGAAAATAAAGGAGAAGGGGGCAAAAGTACAGATGGGGagaatggagatggagggaaggagaggtcaggTGCAAAGAGAGAAGATGATAAAACGTCAGGTGAAAAAAGTACAGACGAGGATCAGAGGTCAGGTGGAAACAGTAGTGAGGATGATGACAGGTCCGGTGGAAACAGAAGAGGAGAAGGTGATAAGAGGTCAGGTGGAAACAGTGAGGAAGAGGCTAAGAGGCCAGGTGGAAACAGTATGGAAAAGGATAAGAGGTCAG GTGGAAACAGTGAAGAAGAGGAAAAGAGGCCAGGTGGAAACAGAGAAGGTGATAAGATATCAGGTAGAAACAGTGAGGAAGAGGATAAGAGGTCAGGTGGAAACAGTGGAGGAGATAATAAGAGGACAGGTGGAAACAGTGAAGAAGAGGAAAAGAGGCCAGGTGGAAACAGAGAAGGTGATAAGATATCAGGTAGAAACAGTGAGGAAGAGGATAAGAGGCCAGGTGGAAACAGAGGAGAAGATGATACAAGGTCAGATGGAAACAGTAGTGAGGATGATGACAGGTCCGGTGGAAACAGAAGAGGAGAAGATGATAAGAGGTCAGGTGGAAGCAGTGGGGAAGATGATACGAGTTCAGGTGGAAGCAGTGGGGAAGATGATACGAGGTCAGTTGGAAACAGTGGAGAAGATCATAACAGGTCCGGTGGAAACAGAAGAGGAGAAGGTGATAAGAGGTCAGGTGGAAACAGTGAAGAAGAGGGTAAGAGGTCAGGTGGAAACAGTAAGGAAGAGGATAAGAGGCCAGGTGGAAACCGTAGAGAATATAATAAGAGGTCAGGTGGAAACAGTATAGAGGATGATGACAGGTCTGGTGGAAACAGAAGAGGAGAAGGTGATAAGAGGTCAGGTGGAAGCAGTGGGGAAGATGATAAGAGGTCAGGTGGAAACAGTATAGAGGATGATGACAGGTCTGGTGGAAACAGAAGAGGAGAAGGTGATAAGAGGTTAGGTGGAAGCAGTGGGGAAGATGATAAGAGGTCAGGTGGAAACCGTGGAGAATATAATAAGAGGTCAGGTGGAAACAGTATAGAGGATGATACAAGGTCAGGTGGAAACAGTATAGAGGATGATGACAGGTCTGGTGGAAACAGAAGAGGAGAAGGTGATAAGAGGTCAGGTGGAAGCAATGGGGAAGATGATACGAGGTCAGGTGGAAACAGAGAAAAAGATGATAAGATGTCAGGTGAAAAAAGTAAGGAAGAGGATCAGAGGTCAGGTGGAAACAGTGGAGAAAATAATAATAGGTCTGATGGAAACAGTAAGGAAGAGGATCAGAGGTCAGGTGGAAACAGTAGTGAGGATAATAATAGGTCTGATGGAAACAGTAAGGAAGAGGATCAGAGGTCAG GTGGAAACAGTAGTGAGGATAATAATAGGTCTGATGGAAACAGTAAGGAAGAGGATCAGAGGTCAGGTGGAAACAGTGGAGAAAATAATAATAGGTCTGATGGAAACAGTAAGGAAGAGGATCAGAGGTCAGGTGGAAACAGTGGAGAAAATAATAATAGGTCTGATGGAAACAGTAAGGAAGAGGATCAGAGGTCAGGTGGAAACAGTGGAGAAAATAATAATAGGTCTGATGGAAACAGTAAGGAAGAGGATCAGAGGTCAG GTGGAAACAGTAGTGAGGATAATAATAGGTCTGATGGAAACAGTAAGGAAGAGGATCAGAGGTCAGGTGGAAACAGTAGTGAGGATAATAATAGGTCTGATGGAAACAGTAAGGAAGAGGATCAGAGGTCAGGTGGAAACAGTGGAGAAAATAATAATAGGTCTGATGGAAACAGTAAGGAAGAGGATCAGAGGTCAGGTGGAAACAGTAGTGAGGATAATAATAGGTCTGATGGAAACAGTAAGGAAGAGGATCAGAGGTCAGGTGGAAACAGTGGAGAAAATAATAATAGGTCTGATGGAAACAGTAAGGAAGAGGATCAGAGGTCAG GTGGAAACAGTGAGGAAGAGAATAAGAGGTCAGGTGGAAACAGAGAAAAAGATGATAAGATGTCAGGTGAAAAAAGTAAGGAAGAGGATCAGAGGTCAGGTGGAAACAGTAGTGAGGATAATAATAGGTCTGATGGAAACAGTAAGGAAGAGGATCAGAGGTCAGGTGGAAACAGTAGTGAGGATAATAATAGGTCTGATGGAAACAGTAAGGAAGAGGATCAGAGGTCAGGTGGAAACAGTAGTGAGGATAATAATAGGTCTGATGGAAACAGTAAGGAAGAGGATCAGAGGTCAGGTGGAAACAGTGGAGAAAATAATAATAGGTCTGATGGAAACAGTAAGGAAGAGGATCAGAGGTCAGGTGGAAACAGTGGAGAAAATAATAATAGGTCTGATGGAAACAGTAAGGAAGAGGATCAGAGGTCAGGTGGAAACAGTAGTGAGGATAATAATAG GTCTGATGGAAACAGTAAGGAAGAGGATCAGAGGTCAGGTGGAAACAGTGGAGAAAATAATAATAGGTCTGATGGAAACAGTAAGGAAGAGGATCAGAGGTCAGGTGGAAACAGTGGAGAAAATAATAATAGGTCTGATGGAAACAGTAAGGAAGAGGATCAGAGGTCAGGTGGAAACAGTAGTGAGGATAATAATAGGTCTGATGGAAACAGTAAGGAAGAGGATCAGAGGTCAGGTGGAAACAGTATAGAAGATGATACAAGCTCGGGTGGAAATAGTAGTGAGGATGATGACAGGTCCGGTGGAAACAGAAGAGGAGAAGGTGATAACAGGTCAGGTGGAAACAGTGAGGAAGAGGATAAGAGGCCAGGTGGAAACAGTAAGGAAGGGGATAAGAGGCCAGGTGGAAACCGTGGAGAATATATTAAGAGGTCAGGTGGAAACAGTAAAGAGGATGATACAAGGTCAGGTGGAAACAGTAGTGAGGATGATGACAGGTCCGGTGGAAACAGACGAGGAGAAGTTGATAAGAGGTCAGGTGGAAACAATAGAGAATATGGTAAGAGGTCAGGTGGAAACAGAGGAGAAGATGATACAAGATCAGGAGGAAACAGGTGTGAGGATGATGACAGGTCCGGTGGACATAGAAGAGGAGTAGGTGATAAGAGTTCAGGTGGAAACAGTGGGGAAGAGGATAAGAGGCCAGGTGAAAACAGTTAG